ATCCGGACTGAGCGCAGCAAGGCGCGCGGCCGGAAGAAGTACGAAGCGGTCGAGCTGAAGTCGTGGACTCCGGATGAGATCGCCGAGATCGACGACCGCTTTGCGCGCGAGTCGCCACGCGGCGCCGAACCGCGGTGGTGGGAGGACGTCAACGAGGGCGACGAGGTCGGCCCGTTGACCAAAGGCCCGCTGACGGTGACCGATATGGTCTGCTGGCACGTCGGAATGGGGACCGGCATGTACGGCGTGCGGCCCCTACGGCTCGCATGGCGTAACCGGCAGCGCATTCCCCGTTTCTACACGCCCAACGAGCACGGTGTCCCCGATGTTCAGCAGCGGGTGCACTGGGAGCCGGATGCGGCCCGAAATGCGGGCAATCCCACAACTTTCGATTATGGGCGCATGCGCGAAACCTGGCTCATTCACTTGTGCACAGACTGGATGGGAGACGACGCCTGGCTGTGGAAACTCGACTGCGAGTTCAGGCTCTTCAACTACGTCGGCGATCTCCACACCATCACCGGAACGGTGGTGCGCAAGTACCTCGCCGAGGACGACCGCCCAGCCGTCGACCTCGAACTAGCGGCGACCAATCACCGTGGGCAGGTCACGTCCCCCGGTCACGCCACGATTCTGTTGCCCAGCCACGAACGCGGACCCGTGCGGTTGCCCGATCCACCCGGCCGGGCGACCAATCTGACCGAGTTGCTGGCGGCCGTATCAGCAGAGTTCGTCGAGCGCTGAGGCCATGACTTACGACAGCGTGCCCGGGCTTCGCGCCCAACAACAGGGTTCCGTCCTCACGTTGATGCTGGATCGTGCCGATCGCCGCAACGCAGTCAACGACACGGTGCTCGACGCGATGATCACGCATATAGCCGCCGCCGGCACTGACGAGTCGGTGCGGGTCATCCGCATCGACGGCGAGGGACCGGACTTCTGCGCCGGATCCGACTTGGTGTCCAACAACACTCGCTCCGAACGCAAACCGAGAGTCGGCAGTACCCAGCGCCGCCTACCGAACAAGGCCAACCGGCTCATCCCGTTGATGCTCGAGACGCAGGTGCCGATCGTCGCGGTGGTACGCGGTTGGGCGGCCGGCCTCGGATTCCACATCGCACTGGCGTCAGACTTCTGCGTCGCCACGGACGACGCTCGGTTCTGGGAACCTTTCATGGCAAGGGGTTTCACCCCCGACAGTGGCGCGACGTGGCTGTTGCCAAGGCTCATCGGATTGGTGCGCACCCGGCAACTGCTCATGCTCGGAAAGGAGATCACCGGAGCGACAGCAGCCGATTGGGGCATCATCCACGATGCCGTTACCGACAGCGAGTTAACCTCAGCCGCAGAGCTTCTGGTCACACAGTTGGGCGAGGCGCCCACAGTGTCGCTCGGGCTCACCAAGTGGCTGCTGCAAAGCGGCAATGGCCTTGACCTGGACCGCCACCTACAGAACGAGGCCCTCGCACTCGAATTATCTAGCCGGAGCGACGATTTCAAAGAAGGCCTTGCCGCTTTCCGCGACAAACGCGACGCGAAATTCCAGGGCCGATGACGACACTGCCGATCACCGACACCACCAGCGCGGCCGACGCCGTTGCCGCGGTGCAGCACTGGGTCGAGGCCGAGGTGCCCGACTCCTGGCGAACCGCAGCAGCCGAAAGCCCCGCTGCCCTGCGTTCGGTGCGCAGCCCCGCCGACTACCAGCAGTGGTATCCCACCTTCGCCGCATCGGGCCTCGTCGTACCCACCTGGGCGCCGGAACACGGCGGCCTCGGAATCGGCAACGAGCTCGCCCGGGCCGTCGACCAGGAGCTGCGGCCATTACGGTTGTCCCGGCTCAACCCGTTGGGCCTCAACAACGCCGCCGCCGCTCTGTTCAGCCACGGCACCGAAGAACAACGGCTACGTTTCCTGCCGCCGATCGTGCGCAACGAGGAAAAGTGGTGCCAACTCTTTAGCGAACCCGGCGCCGGCTCCGATCTGGCCTCGCTGGCCACCCGCGCCACTCGAGACGGCGACAACTGGGTGATATCCGGGCAGAAAGTCTGGACCACCTGGGCCGATAAAGCTGACTTCGCGATCCTGCTCGCCAGAACCGACCCCGAAGCGCCCAAGCACAAGGGCATTACCTACTTCCTGCTCGACATGCATCAACCCGGTGTACAGGTCCGACCGCTACGTCAGATCACCGGAGAAGCGGAATTCAACGAGGTCTTCATCGACGACGCGCGAGTACCCGACGCGCACCGAGTCGGCGAGATCAACGACGGATGGCGCGTCAGCGCATCGACACTGTCCAGTGAGCGGCAGATGGTCTCTGGCTCGGGATCCGGGGGCATGGGTCGCCTCGGCGGCTCGGGCGCGGAGCGCCTGATCACACTGGCACAGCAGGCCGGCCGGTGGGACGACCCCGTGGTCCGCAACAAGGTGATGCGCTTATGGGCGCAAGAACAGATCCGCAGTTGGACCAACACCCGTGTGCGCGCCGCTCTTTCGGCCGGCCAATCACCAGGAGCGGCATCGTCGATCGGCAAGGTGCACCAGGCCGTGCTGAACCAGCAGATACAGGATCTGATGGTCGATCTGCTCGGCACCGAGGCGATTGCCTGGCCGGCCACCGACGATCCCGATGCGCTGCCGCGCGACGTCCAGGGAATGATGCGCAGCCTCGCCAACGGCACCGAAGGCGGGACCACCGACATCAACAAAAACATCCTGGGCGAGCGGGTACTAGGCCTGCCCAAAGAGCCTGACCCGTGGAAAGGCAAGCCCTGGAAGGACATCCCACGCTCGTGAGCACCTATCAGCGCCTCGAGGTGGTGAAGTCCGAAGGAGTCGGCTGGCTGATCCTGAACAGACCAGACGCCGGCAACGCCTTCGACTCGCTGATGCTCGACGACCTCGAGGCCGCGTGGGCCGACCTCGACGCCGATCCCGCCGTTCGGGTGATCGTCAACGCCGCCAACGGCAAACCATTCTGCACCGGGATGGACGTGGTGCAGGTGGCGCGCGACAAAGAGGCGATGCGGCGGCATTCACGCCGGACCCGGGACGCGGAGTTGAAGATCTCGTCGTGGCATTGCGGGGTGTGGAAGCCGGTGATCGCGGCGGTCAACGGGGTGTGCGCCGGCGGCGGCCTACACCTGGTGGCGGACGCCGACATCGTGATCGCGTCCGAGGAAGCGTCGTTCGTCGACCCGCACGTGTCGGTCGGACAAGCCGTTGCGTACGAGGCGATCACCCTGCTGCGCAAATCACCCATGGAGGCGATCACGCGGATGGCGTTGTCCGGCAAGGGCGAACGCATCTCGGCGCGACGCGCCTACGAATTGGGCATCGTGTCCGAAGTGGTCCCGAACGAGGATCTCCGCACTGCTGCGGGCAGGCTCGCGACCACGATCGCTAGGAATTCGCCGACCGCGATGCGTGCTACCAAGAAGGCGCTGTGGCGTTCGCTGGAAGTCGGTCTGACACAGGCCCGCAACGAGGCCGCCGACGAGATTTGGCGGCTTCGCAACCACCCCGATCACGGTGAAGGAGCCAGGGCGTGGAGCGAGAAGCGCACGCCCCAGTGGCAGCCGCTAGCGGACGCAGTGGAGGTGTCGTGACCTATCAGAGGCTGGTCGTAGAGCGTCACGGGCCGGTGGGTTGGATAATCAACGACCGACCCGACCGCCTCAACGCCTACGACGCTGCGATGCGCGAGGAATTTCCCAGGGCCTGGGCAGAACTCAACGCCGATCCCGATGTTCGCGTGATCGTGCACACGGGCAACGGACGCGCATTCCAAGTGGGCGCCGACGTGGAGGAACTCGACGGCGAGGCTGTGCTGCAGTTCCAGGAAACAATGCGCACGCTCGATCTGAAGTTGACCGCGTGGCACTGC
The sequence above is a segment of the Candidatus Mycobacterium wuenschmannii genome. Coding sequences within it:
- a CDS encoding enoyl-CoA hydratase/isomerase family protein is translated as MSTYQRLEVVKSEGVGWLILNRPDAGNAFDSLMLDDLEAAWADLDADPAVRVIVNAANGKPFCTGMDVVQVARDKEAMRRHSRRTRDAELKISSWHCGVWKPVIAAVNGVCAGGGLHLVADADIVIASEEASFVDPHVSVGQAVAYEAITLLRKSPMEAITRMALSGKGERISARRAYELGIVSEVVPNEDLRTAAGRLATTIARNSPTAMRATKKALWRSLEVGLTQARNEAADEIWRLRNHPDHGEGARAWSEKRTPQWQPLADAVEVS
- a CDS encoding acyl-CoA dehydrogenase family protein, whose product is MTTLPITDTTSAADAVAAVQHWVEAEVPDSWRTAAAESPAALRSVRSPADYQQWYPTFAASGLVVPTWAPEHGGLGIGNELARAVDQELRPLRLSRLNPLGLNNAAAALFSHGTEEQRLRFLPPIVRNEEKWCQLFSEPGAGSDLASLATRATRDGDNWVISGQKVWTTWADKADFAILLARTDPEAPKHKGITYFLLDMHQPGVQVRPLRQITGEAEFNEVFIDDARVPDAHRVGEINDGWRVSASTLSSERQMVSGSGSGGMGRLGGSGAERLITLAQQAGRWDDPVVRNKVMRLWAQEQIRSWTNTRVRAALSAGQSPGAASSIGKVHQAVLNQQIQDLMVDLLGTEAIAWPATDDPDALPRDVQGMMRSLANGTEGGTTDINKNILGERVLGLPKEPDPWKGKPWKDIPRS
- a CDS encoding enoyl-CoA hydratase/isomerase family protein gives rise to the protein MTYDSVPGLRAQQQGSVLTLMLDRADRRNAVNDTVLDAMITHIAAAGTDESVRVIRIDGEGPDFCAGSDLVSNNTRSERKPRVGSTQRRLPNKANRLIPLMLETQVPIVAVVRGWAAGLGFHIALASDFCVATDDARFWEPFMARGFTPDSGATWLLPRLIGLVRTRQLLMLGKEITGATAADWGIIHDAVTDSELTSAAELLVTQLGEAPTVSLGLTKWLLQSGNGLDLDRHLQNEALALELSSRSDDFKEGLAAFRDKRDAKFQGR
- a CDS encoding hotdog family protein, whose translation is MSESGQISDEGLARLRATIGIAVPHTQPPHYVRPNEDSFRHVAESYGDANPLWADPEYAAKSVWGESIAPPALVGGDTLIGEDEVTTLSEDDRALTKGDPLRGVHAFYASSSREWWAPLKANHRVFRRNALVAALDKSSEFAERAVHEWSAQVFRDDEGVILGGQYRNMIRTERSKARGRKKYEAVELKSWTPDEIAEIDDRFARESPRGAEPRWWEDVNEGDEVGPLTKGPLTVTDMVCWHVGMGTGMYGVRPLRLAWRNRQRIPRFYTPNEHGVPDVQQRVHWEPDAARNAGNPTTFDYGRMRETWLIHLCTDWMGDDAWLWKLDCEFRLFNYVGDLHTITGTVVRKYLAEDDRPAVDLELAATNHRGQVTSPGHATILLPSHERGPVRLPDPPGRATNLTELLAAVSAEFVER